GCGGGTCGGCAATCGTCTCTATGACCCTGCCGATACCGGCCACGATGGCGTATGGGGCCGCGTGGAAACGGCCACCAGCCGTTTCGACCCGTCGAGCTCGACCACCCGCCAGCATCACGACATCGATAGCTGGAAAGCGCAGTTTGGCGTCGATCGCGTCCTGTACGGCCGGCAGGACGGTTCGCGCCTGGTGGGCGGGATCAATTTCAATTACGGCACGGCCAACGCCCGCGTGTCTTCGCTGTATGGCAATGGCCATATCGACACCGCCTCTTATGGCCTGGGCCCCACGCTGACCTGGTATGGCAAGGACGGCACTTATGTCGACGCGCAGGCCCAGGCGACCTGGTTCGACAGCGATCTGCGTTCCAGTCTGGCGGGCGAGCTTGAAAACGGCCAGAACGCGCGCAGCTATGGACTTGGGATTGAAGCTGGCAAGGCGTTCGCGCTGAATGACACATTCGCGCTTGTCCCGCAGGCCCAGATCAGCTACGTCTCGACCCGGTTCAGCGCGTTCAACGACAAGTTCGGCGCGCGTGTCGAAAGCGACAAAGGCGACAGCCTGCAGGGCCGTCTGGGCGTGGCGCTGGACTACAAGCGAAGCTGGGACGCGGCCGGGAAGACGCGCGAGGCCAGCGTGTACGGCGTGGTCAATGTCAAACACGAATTCCTCGACGGAACCCGTGTGGAGGTGGCGAGCGTGCCCGTCAGCAGCCGCATGGGCCGTACCTGGGGCAGCGTCGGGCTCGGCGCCAACTACGGGTGGAGCGAACGCTACGCCATCTACGGAGAAGTGGCCGCGGATGCCGACTTCTCGGGCAGCTACATTCTGGCCGCCACGGCGGGGTTCAGGATGGCATTCTGAACATCTGCCACATCGCGGCGCACGCTGGAACGGCCAAGTTTTGGCCAAAGCCTGATCCGCAATAACAAACGCCACCCCTGGGGGTGGCGTTTGCCTGGAATTCTGGTGGGCTGTGAGTGGCTCGAACACTCGACCTACGGATTAAGAGTCCGCTGCTCTACCAACTGAGCTAACAGCCCGCTAGCCGCGAAACGCCCCGTAAAAAGGCAGCCCCGCCGCGAGAAGAACGAGATTATACATGGTTTTTTTTCCGCCTGATCAGCAACCTGGGCGGGCCCGCCGCAGGGCCTGGGGACAATGCTGTGGATAAGCCCGTGCATACCGCGTGCATAACCCGGTGCACAAGCCGTGGACAACTTACGGGCCATCGGCCCCGGGCGGGCATCGTGCGCGAATGGCGGCCACCCTGGCCTGCGCGCCCGCCAACAGAAAGCCGGTATCGGTGCCGGCCGACACGTAGCGGACCCCGGCCGCGACCACCTCGGCCAGCAGGTCGAGCTGGCCGGCCAGCCCCCCTGCCCCGGCGGTCTTGCCGTGGCGCCGGCAGGCGGCAATGACGGTATCGAAGGCGCCGCGCAGGGCCGCCTGCGCGGATGGCCCGGCCACGCCCAGGTCGGCCGCCAGGTCGCCGGCGCCCACCAGCAGCATGTCGATGCCTTCGACAGCTGCGATCTCGTCCGCATGCCGCAGCCCGCGGCCGCTCTCGATCATGGCCGCCACCAGGGTTTCGCGATTCAGCAGGCCGTGGGCCTCGGCCGCGGGCAAGGGGCGGTACGCCAGCTGCGGCAAGGTGGTGGACACCGAGCGCCGGCCCTGAGGCGGATATTTGGCCAGCGCCACGGCGGCGCGGGCCGCGGCCGCGTCTTCGACATGGGGCACGATGACGCCCATGGCGCCGCCGTCCAGCACGCGCGATATCCAGGCCGCGCTGGCTTCCGGCACGCGCACCAGGGGCGTAACGCCCGCGGCCTGGCTGGCGATGCACAGCATGCTGGCGGTATCCAGCGACAACGGGCTGTGTTCCAGGTCGATGTACAGCGCATCGAAGCCGCTGCTGCGGGCCACCAGGGCGATCTCGGGGCCGCGCGCGCTGCGCACGATCAGCGACACGGCCACCTGGCCGCGCGCCAGCCTGGCTTTCAGCGCATTGTGCGCGGGTGCTACGTCACGGGTCACGTCTGCTGCTGCCAGGGGCGCGGCGAAAACGGCGCCAGGCGCAATATCTTCACCTCTTGCGCGGTGAAGGCGCCGCGGTTGCCGCGCTTGAAGGCAATCCATTCCGGATCGGCATCCAGGCTGGCGCGGCGCTGCTCGCGGTCGGCCAGGCTGTCGTAGGCCCAGATGTGCAGCACCTGGTTCAGCGGGCCGATCTCGCTGACGAAGACGCCCACCAGGTGGCCCAGGTGCTGCCGCAGCACCGGCAGCGCCTGCCGCTCGAAGCGCGCCAGGTAGTCGTCCAGCGTGCCGTGCGGCACGGTATAGGTGCGATGTTCGATGATCATCATGAGGCGGGTCGTTTCAGGCGGGCGGGGTCAGCACTTTGCCGGTGGCGAAGAAGGCGGCCAGGTTGTCCAGCACCAGCTGCTCCATGGCGCGGCGAGTCTCGCGCGTGGACGCCGCCACGTGCGGCAGGGTGACCACGCGGTCGTTGTCCAGCAGGCCGGCCGGCACGCGCGGCTCGTCGGCATACACGTCCAGGCCGGCGCCGGCGATGCCGCCGGCCTGGATGGCCGCCACCAGCGCGTCTTCGTCCACCACGCTGCCGCGCGCGATATTGATCAGGTAGCCGTCGGGCCCCAGCGCATCCAGCACGCCGGCCGACACCAGGTGGCGGGTTTGCGGGCCGCCGGGGCAGGCCAGCACCAGGAAGTCGGCCCAGCGCGCCAGCGCGGGCAGGTCGGGCTCGAAGCCATACGGCACGCCGGCGCGCGCGCTGCGTCCGTGGTAGCGCACGGGCATGTCGAACCCGCTGGCGCGGCGCGCGATGGCCTGGCCGATGCGCCCCAGGCCGACGATGCCGACACGCTTGCCGCTGACCCGCGCGGCCAGCGGAAAAGGCCCTTGCAGCCAGGCGCCGCTTTGCACGTGGCGGTGGG
This genomic window from Bordetella petrii contains:
- a CDS encoding aldolase/citrate lyase family protein, encoding MTRDVAPAHNALKARLARGQVAVSLIVRSARGPEIALVARSSGFDALYIDLEHSPLSLDTASMLCIASQAAGVTPLVRVPEASAAWISRVLDGGAMGVIVPHVEDAAAARAAVALAKYPPQGRRSVSTTLPQLAYRPLPAAEAHGLLNRETLVAAMIESGRGLRHADEIAAVEGIDMLLVGAGDLAADLGVAGPSAQAALRGAFDTVIAACRRHGKTAGAGGLAGQLDLLAEVVAAGVRYVSAGTDTGFLLAGAQARVAAIRARCPPGADGP
- a CDS encoding NIPSNAP family protein codes for the protein MMIIEHRTYTVPHGTLDDYLARFERQALPVLRQHLGHLVGVFVSEIGPLNQVLHIWAYDSLADREQRRASLDADPEWIAFKRGNRGAFTAQEVKILRLAPFSPRPWQQQT
- a CDS encoding 2-hydroxyacid dehydrogenase produces the protein MPAHRLLQLGPLPADLQRQAASQYVLEPLWTQPAPAQFLAAQQGAFDGAIMMSRHGCPAAVIECLAAAPRPGVVACFGVGYDGIDLAAARRHGVQISTTPDVLTDCVADTALGLMLACARQLVAAHRHVQSGAWLQGPFPLAARVSGKRVGIVGLGRIGQAIARRASGFDMPVRYHGRSARAGVPYGFEPDLPALARWADFLVLACPGGPQTRHLVSAGVLDALGPDGYLINIARGSVVDEDALVAAIQAGGIAGAGLDVYADEPRVPAGLLDNDRVVTLPHVAASTRETRRAMEQLVLDNLAAFFATGKVLTPPA